The Lepus europaeus isolate LE1 chromosome 6, mLepTim1.pri, whole genome shotgun sequence genome includes a window with the following:
- the GJB2 gene encoding gap junction beta-2 protein: MDWSTLQTILGGVNKHSTSIGKIWLTVLFIFRIMILVVAAKEVWGDEQADFICNTLQPGCKNVCYDHYFPISHIRLWALQLIFVSTPALLVAMHVAYRRHEKKRKFMKGEIKNEFKDIEEIKSQKVRIEGSLWWTYTSSIFFRVIFEAVFMYVFYIMYNGFSMQRLVKCNAWPCPNTVDCFVSRPTEKTVFTVFMIAVSGICILLNVTELCYLLIRYCSGKSKKPA, translated from the coding sequence ATGGATTGGAGCACGCTGCAGACCATCCTGGGCGGAGTCAACAAGCACTCCACCAGCATCGGGAAGATCTGGCTCACCGTCCTCTTCATCTTTCGCATCATGATCCTCGTTGTGGCCGCCAAGGAGGTGTGGGGAGACGAGCAAGCCGACTTCATCTGCAACACCCTCCAGCCCGGCTGCAAGAACGTGTGCTACGACCACTACTTCCCCATCTCGCACATCCGGCTCTGGGCCCTGCAGCTCATCTTCGTGTCCACGCCGGCGCTGCTGGTGGCCATGCACGTGGCCTACCGGAGACACGAGAAGAAGAGGAAGTTCATGAAGGGGGAGATCAAGAACGAGTTCAAGGACATCGAGGAGATCAAAAGCCAGAAGGTGCGCATCGAAGGCTCACTGTGGTGGACCTACACTAGTAGCATCTTCTTCCGCGTCATTTTTGAGGCCGTCTTCATGTACGTCTTTTACATCATGTACAACGGCTTCTCCATGCAGCGCCTGGTGAAGTGCAATGCCTGGCCGTGCCCCAACACGGTGGACTGCTTTGTGTCCAGGCCCACGGAGAAGACGGTCTTCACCGTCTTCATGATCGCCGTGTCCGGAATTTGCATCCTGCTCAATGTCACCGAACTGTGCTATCTGCTGATCAGATATTGTTCCGGAAAATCCAAAAAGCCAGCATAA